A region of Scleropages formosus chromosome 2, fSclFor1.1, whole genome shotgun sequence DNA encodes the following proteins:
- the dpm1 gene encoding dolichol-phosphate mannosyltransferase subunit 1 isoform X2, whose translation MASRKSSSKRQANKDKYSVLLPTYNERENLPLIVWLLVKYFGESGYDYEIIVIDDGSPDGTLQVAQQLQGIYGAHRVLLRPREKKLGLGTAYIHGIKHATGNFIIIMDADLSHHPKFIPEFIQKQKEGGFDVVSGTRYSGNGGVYGWDLRRKLISRGANFLTQVLLRPGASDLTGSFRLYKKEVLEQLVDRCVSKGYVFQMEMIVRARQLGYSIGEGLSWNTIGQINT comes from the exons ATGGCAAGTAGGAAAAGCTCCAGTAAGAGGCAGGCGAATAAGGACAAGTACTCCGTTCTTTTACCCACGTACAACGAGAGGGAAAACTTGCCTTTGATCGTGTGGCTGCTGGTGAAGTATTTCGGCGAAAG TGGCTACGACTATGAGATCATTGTGATCGATGACGGGAGTCCAGATGGGACCCTTCAAGTGGCGCAGCAACTGCAGGGCATCTACGGTGCACACAGGGTT CTTCTTAGACCAAGGGAAAAGAAACTTGGATTGG GGACTGCTTACATCCACGGCATTAAACATGCTACCGGAAATTTTATCATCATTATGGATGCTGACCTCTCTCACCAT CCCAAATTTATTCCTGAATTTATTCA GAAACAGAAAGAGGGGGGGTTTGACGTGGTCTCTGGCACACGGTACAGCGGCAATGGGGGTGTTTATGGCTGGGACCTTCGAAGGAAACTCATAAG TCGGGGAGCCAATTTTCTTACTCAGGTTCTGCTGAGACCCGGAGCTTCAGACTTGACTGGCAGTTTCAG GTTGTACAAGAAAGAGGTACTGGAGCAGCTTGTGGACAGATGTGTGTCCAAAGGGTACGTTTTCCAGATGGAGATGATTGTCAGAGCTCGGCAGCTGGGCTACAGCATTGGAGAG ggTCTCAGCTGGAACACTATCGGACAAATAAACACCTGA
- the dpm1 gene encoding dolichol-phosphate mannosyltransferase subunit 1 isoform X3, giving the protein MASRKSSSKRQANKDKYSVLLPTYNERENLPLIVWLLVKYFGESGYDYEIIVIDDGSPDGTLQVAQQLQGIYGAHRVLLRPREKKLGLGTAYIHGIKHATGNFIIIMDADLSHHPKFIPEFIQKQKEGGFDVVSGTRYSGNGGVYGWDLRRKLISRVTSFLSCSRGANFLTQVLLRPGASDLTGSFRLYKKEVLEQLVDRCVSKGYVFQMEMIVRARQLGYSIGEVPISFVDRVYGESKLGGNEIVSFLKGLLTLFATT; this is encoded by the exons ATGGCAAGTAGGAAAAGCTCCAGTAAGAGGCAGGCGAATAAGGACAAGTACTCCGTTCTTTTACCCACGTACAACGAGAGGGAAAACTTGCCTTTGATCGTGTGGCTGCTGGTGAAGTATTTCGGCGAAAG TGGCTACGACTATGAGATCATTGTGATCGATGACGGGAGTCCAGATGGGACCCTTCAAGTGGCGCAGCAACTGCAGGGCATCTACGGTGCACACAGGGTT CTTCTTAGACCAAGGGAAAAGAAACTTGGATTGG GGACTGCTTACATCCACGGCATTAAACATGCTACCGGAAATTTTATCATCATTATGGATGCTGACCTCTCTCACCAT CCCAAATTTATTCCTGAATTTATTCA GAAACAGAAAGAGGGGGGGTTTGACGTGGTCTCTGGCACACGGTACAGCGGCAATGGGGGTGTTTATGGCTGGGACCTTCGAAGGAAACTCATAAG CAGAGTAACATCCTTTCTTTCTTGTAGTCGGGGAGCCAATTTTCTTACTCAGGTTCTGCTGAGACCCGGAGCTTCAGACTTGACTGGCAGTTTCAG GTTGTACAAGAAAGAGGTACTGGAGCAGCTTGTGGACAGATGTGTGTCCAAAGGGTACGTTTTCCAGATGGAGATGATTGTCAGAGCTCGGCAGCTGGGCTACAGCATTGGAGAG GTTCCAATCTCATTTGTGGACCGTGTTTATGGAGAATCCAAACTTGGAGGGAATgaaattgtttcctttttgaaaGGATTGCTGACTCTTTTTGCTACTACTTGA
- the dpm1 gene encoding dolichol-phosphate mannosyltransferase subunit 1 isoform X1 produces the protein MASRKSSSKRQANKDKYSVLLPTYNERENLPLIVWLLVKYFGESGYDYEIIVIDDGSPDGTLQVAQQLQGIYGAHRVLLRPREKKLGLGTAYIHGIKHATGNFIIIMDADLSHHPKFIPEFIQKQKEGGFDVVSGTRYSGNGGVYGWDLRRKLISRGANFLTQVLLRPGASDLTGSFRLYKKEVLEQLVDRCVSKGYVFQMEMIVRARQLGYSIGEVPISFVDRVYGESKLGGNEIVSFLKGLLTLFATT, from the exons ATGGCAAGTAGGAAAAGCTCCAGTAAGAGGCAGGCGAATAAGGACAAGTACTCCGTTCTTTTACCCACGTACAACGAGAGGGAAAACTTGCCTTTGATCGTGTGGCTGCTGGTGAAGTATTTCGGCGAAAG TGGCTACGACTATGAGATCATTGTGATCGATGACGGGAGTCCAGATGGGACCCTTCAAGTGGCGCAGCAACTGCAGGGCATCTACGGTGCACACAGGGTT CTTCTTAGACCAAGGGAAAAGAAACTTGGATTGG GGACTGCTTACATCCACGGCATTAAACATGCTACCGGAAATTTTATCATCATTATGGATGCTGACCTCTCTCACCAT CCCAAATTTATTCCTGAATTTATTCA GAAACAGAAAGAGGGGGGGTTTGACGTGGTCTCTGGCACACGGTACAGCGGCAATGGGGGTGTTTATGGCTGGGACCTTCGAAGGAAACTCATAAG TCGGGGAGCCAATTTTCTTACTCAGGTTCTGCTGAGACCCGGAGCTTCAGACTTGACTGGCAGTTTCAG GTTGTACAAGAAAGAGGTACTGGAGCAGCTTGTGGACAGATGTGTGTCCAAAGGGTACGTTTTCCAGATGGAGATGATTGTCAGAGCTCGGCAGCTGGGCTACAGCATTGGAGAG GTTCCAATCTCATTTGTGGACCGTGTTTATGGAGAATCCAAACTTGGAGGGAATgaaattgtttcctttttgaaaGGATTGCTGACTCTTTTTGCTACTACTTGA
- the adnpb gene encoding activity-dependent neuroprotector homeobox b, with translation MFQLPVNNLGSLRKARKNVKKVLSDIGLEYCKDHIDDFKDFVPNDFYVKNTSWEDVCMWDPSLTKPQEYRSKPFCCSGCPFSSKFFSAYKSHFRNVHSEDFESRILLNCPYCTYNGNKKTLETHIKLFHMPNNVVRQGMGSGPAGLKDAGRLDSSHKLKPMDSMEQAVYYCKKCTYRDPLYNVVRKHIYREHFQHVAAPYMAKPGDKSVNGAVGGNSRDDTIHCKRCLFVPRTYEALVQHVIEDHERIGYQVTAMIGHTNVVVPRSKPLMQLSPKPQEKGILGVTQKGTLVTTSIRSLSAQQLNRLVIPKAGLLSGTQLKQGPYTLKTGSPQAYSLSGQQVRITLPGNAQVSVPQQSQTMKQQLPGGNMRISGTLGSVEGRSFQSGTSTSSSTLKSIPLSSRVQAAATAVGSVAAKKGSTSILGTSYTQKWKICTICNELFPENVYSAHFEKEHKAEKVPAVANYIMKIHNFTSKCLYCNRYLPSDTLLNHMLIHGLSCPYCRSTFNDVEKMVTHMRLVHPDEVVGPRTDSPLTFDLTLQQGNPKNIQLIVTTYNMRDAPEESVAFHAQNNSSSAQCKKSLPKMPDSLDVPIKSAPQAAVPYKKDVGKTLCPLCFSILKGPISDALAHHLRERHQVIQTVHPVEKKLTYKCIHCLGVYTSNMTASTITLHLVHCRGVGKTQNGQDKLGASLKVAQSSGVASLKRDIEHSDPVFQKKRKLDSEHCPTSSVEKFDEPVVLALDPKGHEDESYEARKAFLTKYFNKQPYPSRAEVEKLAASLWLWKSDISSHFANRRRKCIQDCEFKNASVLMGFNMREVNKLKHKMDFDPEWFFEAKDEEESRTSKTSMGRSADSINRRLEECATSFTELLQGIQGRVVKCSQSQSKGAESAPPPNLDRNDQNKTIENTLQQTSDKHPELIAIDINTESLGEEVKEEEEVRSKEKKVSGEEQIETGKGDNCVTSQLVQRRNSHEENENPTNNKCKKRAGLLLDSDSDLGTWQEDTLHYENGYGLAEQRDRQEESKTDDEQVVLQKSTPASLKDHVNQGKGESRPEAVELEQPNEGLAVSKEAGCGLLSGAVGLSSQQV, from the exons ATGTTTCAGCTTCCTGTGAACAACCTGGGCAGTCTGCGAAAAGCcaggaaaaatgtgaagaaagtcCTGAGCGACATCGGCTTGGAATACTGCAAAGACCACATTGAT GATTTTAAAGACTTTGTCCCCAATGACTTCTATGTGAAGAACACTAGTTGGGAAGATGTGTGCATGTGGGATCCATCGTTAACCAAACCCCAA GAATATAGGTCAAAACCATTCTGCTGCTCTGGGTGCCCGTTCTCTTCAAAGTTCTTCTCGGCGTACAAGAGTCACTTCCGTAATGTGCACAGCGAGGACTTTGAGAGCCGCATTCTGCTTAACTGTCCCTATTGCACGTACAATGGCAACAAGAAGACCCTGGAAACACACATCAAGCTGTTCCACATGCCCAACAATGTGGTACGGCAAGGAATGGGTAGTGGGCCAGCCGGGCTAAAGGATGCTGGGAGGCTTGACAGCAGCCACAAGCTCAAGCCAATGGACAGTATGGAGCAGGCTGTGTACTATTGCAAGAAATGCACCTATCGTGATCCGCTGTACAATGTGGTGCGCAAGCACATCTACCGGGAACACTTCCAGCATGTGGCTGCGCCATATATGGCCAAACCTGGTGATAAGTCAGTCAATGGTGCTGTTGGCGGAAACTCCCGTGATGACACCATCCACTGCAAACGCTGTCTGTTTGTGCCACGCACTTATGAAGCCCTGGTACAGCATGTCATCGAAGACCATGAACGCATTGGCTACCAGGTAACTGCCATGATTGGCCACACCAATGTGGTTGTGCCAAGGTCCAAGCCCCTCATGCAACTCTCACCAAAGCCCCAGGAGAAAGGCATTCTGGGAGTCACCCAAAAGGGCACCCTGGTAACCACCAGCATACGATCCCTCTCAGCACAGCAACTCAACCGCCTGGTCATTCCAAAGGCTGGACTGCTGTCAGGCACCCAATTAAAGCAGGGTCCATACACGCTCAAAACTGGGAGCCCCCAGGCTTACTCTCTTAGTGGCCAGCAGGTACGCATCACTTTGCCTGGCAATGCACAGGTGTCTGTCCCACAACAATCTCAAACTATGAAGCAGCAACTGCCTGGTGGAAACATGCGCATCTCTGGGACACTGGGCTCAGTTGAGGGCAGGAGCTTCCAGTCGGGGACCTCTACCTCTTCTTCGACACTCAAATCTATACCTCTGTCCTCTCGGGTGCAAGCCGCCGCTACAGCTGTGGGCTCGGTTGCTGCCAAAAAGGGCAGCACTTCCATTCTTGGCACATCCTACACACAGAAGTGGAAGATCTGCACTATCTGCAATGAACTCTTTCCAGAGAATGTGTACAGTGCACATTTTGAGAAAGAGCACAAGGCAGAGAAAGTCCCGGCAGTGGCCAACTACATCATGAAGATTCATAACTTTACAAGCAAGTGTTTGTACTGCAACCGCTACTTGCCCAGTGACACACTTCTAAATCACATGCTGATCCATGGCCTGTCCTGCCCCTACTGTCGCTCTACCTTCAACGATGTAGAAAAGATGGTGACACACATGCGCCTGGTTCACCCTGATGAGGTTGTGGGGCCGCGGACTGACTCCCCCCTTACCTTTGACCTCACTCTCCAGCAAGGTAATCCGAAGAACATTCAGTTAATAGTCACAACCTACAACATGCGAGATGCACCAGAGGAGTCCGTGGCCTTCCATGCTCAGAACAATTCCTCTTCAGCTCAGTGCAAGAAGTCGCTTCCCAAAATGCCAGACAGCCTTGATGTACCTATAAAGAGTGCACCACAGGCCGCTGTGCCGTACAAGAAGGATGTGGGTAAGACACTGTGCCCATTGTGCTTCTCAATACTCAAAGGTCCAATCTCTGATGCACTTGCACACCACCTGAGAGAGAGGCATCAGGTGATCCAGACAGTGCACCCTGTGGAAAAGAAATTGACATACAAGTGCATTCACTGCTTGGGAGTGTACACCAGTAACATGACTGCATCCACAATCACACTTCACCTAGTACATTGCAGAGGGGTGGGAAAGACACAAAATGGCCAAGACAAACTCGGTGCATCCCTGAAAGTAGCCCAGTCATCAGGTGTGGCTTCACTCAAGCGCGACATTGAACACTCAGATCCAGTTTTCCAGAAAAAACGAAAACTGGATTCAGAGCACTGCCCTACCAGTTCAGTGGAGAAATTCGATGAGCCTGTAGTCCTAGCGCTTGACCCCAAAGGTCATGAAGATGAGTCATATGAGGCACGGAAGGCTTTCCTCACAAAGTACTTCAACAAACAGCCCTATCCCTCAAGGGCAGAGGTTGAGAAGCTTGCAGCCAGCCTCTGGTTGTGGAAATCTGACATATCTAGCCACTTTGCAAACCGTCGTAGAAAATGCATTCAGGACTGTGAGTTCAAGAATGCCTCTGTACTGATGGGCTTCAACATGCGAGAGGTCAACAAGCTTAAGCACAAAATGGACTTTGACCCTGAGTGGTTTTTTGAAGCCAAAGATgaagaggagagcaggacttctAAAACATCCATGGGACGGTCTGCAGACTCTATAAACCGCCGTCTGGAAGAGTGTGCTACTTCTTTCACTGAACTTTTGCAAGGGATACAAGGGAGGGTTGTAAAATGCAGCCAGTCCCAGTCAAAGGGTGCTGAATCTGCACCTCCGCCTAATCTAGACAGAAATGACCAAAATAAGACAATCGAGAACACCTTGCAACAAACATCTGACAAGCACCCAGAACTCATAGCTATAGACATCAATACTGAGTCACTGGGAGAGGAGgtaaaagaggaggaggaggtgaggtctaaagagaaaaaagtttCAGGTGAAGAGCAGATAGAGACTGGGAAAGGTGATAACTGTGTGACTTCCCAACTGGTGCAAAGAAGAAACAGTCATGAAGAGAATGAGAACCCCACGaacaataaatgtaagaaaagagCAGGACTTCTTTTGGACTCAGACTCAGACTTGGGGACCTGGCAGGAGGACACACTCCACTATGAGAATGGTTATGGCCTCGCTGAGCAGCGAGACAGGCAAGAGGAAAGTAAAACAGATGACGAACAAGTTGTTTTGCAGAAGAGCACTCCCGCATCTTTGAAGGACCATGTCAACCAGGGCAAGGGAGAGAGTAGGCCAGAAGCTGTGGAGCTGGAACAGCCGAATGAGGGATTGGCTGTGAGCAAGGAAGCAGGGTGTGGCCTGCTGTCAGGAGCTGTGGGTCTGAGCAGCCAACAAGTGTAA